Sequence from the Collinsella aerofaciens ATCC 25986 genome:
GATCGAAGGTGAGCACGGGTTCGGCGTCCTTGGCATGAGGGCGCAACGACGGTGCGTGCGGTGAGCCGGCGGGTGCCTGAATGTCGCTGCTTGCGTGTGCGGGGTCGACAATGCCCGAAATCAGGCGCTCGGCCTCATCGACATCCAAGCAAGGGGTACCGCTTACCAGGCCATCGGCCTCGAGGCTATTGAAGATACGCGTGACGCGAGGGCAGTCGACGCCGATGGCACAGAGCTCGTCGGTATGCGCGAAGACCTCGTGTGGTTCGCCCTGCAGCGCGATTTCGCCATGGTTGAGCACGAGCACGCGGTTGCAGTACTCCGAGAGCAGGGCGACCTTTTGCTCAACGACGACGATGGTGATTCCAAGTGTGCGGTTTGCCTCACGCAGCGTCTCGAAGACCAACGTGGAGCTGGCGGGGTCGAGTGCCGCGGTGGGCTCGTCGAGAACCAAGACGCGCGGACGCATGGCGAGGATGGCGGCGATGGCTACCTTTTGCTTCTGTCCGCCCGAAAGGGTGGCGATCTCGCGGTCGCGCAGGTCGCTGATGCCGACGGTCTCGAGCGTTTCGCTCACGCGCTGCTCGATCTGGTCGTGGGGAACGCCAAAGTTCTCGAGGCCAAAGAGCATCTCGTCCTCAACGACCGAGGCGACCATCTGCGTGTCGATATCCTGCAGCACGCTGCCGACGATTTGCGACACGTCGGTGAGCGAGGCTTCGCAGGTGTCGTGGCCGTCAACCATGACGGACCCAAAGAACGTGCCGGTGTAGTGGTGGGGCACGGCACCCGACAGGCAGGCGGCAAGCGTGGACTTGCCGGCGCCCGAGGGCCCGATGATGCCGATGAAATCTCCCTTGTTCACGCTGAGCGAGATGTGGCTGAGCGCCTGCTCGGTCTGCGTGCCATAGGAGAACGAGACATCGTCGACGTTGATGATCGTTTCCATGGATACCTTTCATAGTCATTGGGGACGTTCTTTAATGACTAGTCGTTTAAGAACGTCCCCAAAAGCTAGTCGTTTGGGACAGTCTTTGGTGGTGAAGCACGGAGACGGCTTTACGAGGGGCCCCAGGTTGGCGCAAGAAAGAGGAGCGAAGCGTACTTGGGTACGCGAGCGACGAATGAACGCCAAGATGGGGTGGCTCGTAAAGCCGAGCGGGTTAGTTGAGCCTAAGAGCCTTCTGGATGGGCAGGTAGAGGGCGCCGACCAGAATGGCGTTAAAGACGGCGGTCATGGCAACGACGGGCAGCATGGCGGCGGCGAGCTCGCCTACCACGCCGAGCATGGCCATCTTGATGACCATGAAGATGACGCCGGAGACAAAGGTGGTCAGGAAGGTTGCAACAATGGCGATGGCGGGCTTGACCTGACCGTTCTTGCCGGCGGCGTTGACGATGCCGGCCATGAGCATGGCGGCGATGCCCTCGGCGGCAAAATCGACGAACGGCGAAGTGGTGGTGATCTGGATCACGGCAGCCGAGATGAGGCCAATGACGAGCGCCTGACCGATGTTGGGGCGAACGACCAGAATGGTGAGGCAGAAGGCCGAGATGATGAACTCGGGGCTGATCATACCGCCCGAAATGCTCGAGACTGCCTTGCCGACGGTGAAGTTGAGGATGAAGCCGGCGGCGAGCAGGATGGCGAGCAGGACGAGGGCACGGACATCGAGTTTGCCGCGGTCGGCGGTCTGGACGGTGCGGGGCTGGGCGGTGGCGGTGGTGTTCTGAGACATGGTGAAAATCCTTTCAAAAAGGGGAGTGTAAGAGAAAAACGGAGGCGCGTGATGCGAATGCGATCGGGCTCGAGATAGAAAAAGGCCCCCGGTCGAAACCGGAGGCCTTCCAATCACCTAGAGCGCAAAAGCAGGCGTGAGGGACTCACTGTCGACCGATCGTATTCGCATCACGCCACCACCAGTTGTTGAGAGACTTCATCGTGTTCTTCATGTCGGTGGCTCCTTTCATGGTGCCGTGGCGCGGTCGCACCTTGTTGCTGTTGCGCTGCACTATAGCACAGCAAAGTGTGTGCGGGGAAATCTTTTTTAAAAAGATTTCAGGCGGGTTTCCCGCCGGTCAAAAGAGCGGGCTGAGCGGGCGAGGCTGCCATTGCTGCCTTGTCCGCTCAGCTAAGACGTTACCCCTTATTGCGACGGTAGAGGAAGTAACCGCCCGCGGAGATGACGGCAACGCCAGCGATGGCGAATGCGGCCACCATGCGGCCATCAAAACGATCACCGGTGGTGGGCAGGCCGCCCTTGGTGTTCGTCTTGTTGGTGGTT
This genomic interval carries:
- a CDS encoding ABC transporter ATP-binding protein, translating into METIINVDDVSFSYGTQTEQALSHISLSVNKGDFIGIIGPSGAGKSTLAACLSGAVPHHYTGTFFGSVMVDGHDTCEASLTDVSQIVGSVLQDIDTQMVASVVEDEMLFGLENFGVPHDQIEQRVSETLETVGISDLRDREIATLSGGQKQKVAIAAILAMRPRVLVLDEPTAALDPASSTLVFETLREANRTLGITIVVVEQKVALLSEYCNRVLVLNHGEIALQGEPHEVFAHTDELCAIGVDCPRVTRIFNSLEADGLVSGTPCLDVDEAERLISGIVDPAHASSDIQAPAGSPHAPSLRPHAKDAEPVLTFDHVEFAYPNGGAAVHDLSLTLYPGELVGIVGQNGAGKTTLTKLLTGLLKPASGSVRVTGLDTAAVPTSRIAREVATLFQNPDRQICKDTVLDEVAFGLELAGIDRAEALRRAQLVIDRFGLPADEAPFSLSRGQRQMVALASVVVVEPKIVVLDEPTSGLDYRECMTVMETVRTMAERGCAVIMVCHDMEVVSDFAERIVVMADGRILDRGRTHELFSNIELMQRAYVEPPQVIELSRRLASSVSPAFAQVSEVTDIVRITKEMVRRG